In Eriocheir sinensis breed Jianghai 21 chromosome 29, ASM2467909v1, whole genome shotgun sequence, a single genomic region encodes these proteins:
- the LOC127004929 gene encoding hornerin-like isoform X40, with protein sequence MLAILTSLFPLLAIASGCGEVGPRAEVVCYSAAPAPPPSLDPCQCTVVVVEGAGLAHDLQLTSDADFTSYTALKTANPRLKIVVSLGGSNVKGETFALLTSSVEAVANFTQGAATFLEAHWLDGIEVDWRWPTNGKDKEDLTTLVKVLRLVLDQKVHNVSRRAVTEAVTEAVTEQQEEEEETTTFTPLQEDDESFGVDYSVLESGSEYEATVQPPVDEEDYLTTITTTTTTTETPTTTTATTIPNSTSSTTTTTPSTSTSSSGWTFERKRGGGRGGRIRGVVRRRPLNQVTPGDEKKDAEDAEDKGRLLMVTLAPNPEYIVKGYDLKELSKVVDYFTLPTHNLTLGEQHVTFHPARLMGVADLQNADSLVDLAAGLGVPLDHLILTVPATAMSFTLQDATLTTPRSPAADTPTYMSYSEACKVMSGGNWTVERDNDLTAPYAFDNLTWVAFDDPSSVKVKSKYALLRGLAGVALRDVDQADHEDTCGYGPYPLLSMIYTTFTELARSPRRTVLNSLVEDLTHSPSVPSDLRTSPFRIVRVVDRSGDITAIREYSSNTRYQCSRQGYYRDPDDCSNFYRCAKFNQYVDDFTVFEYACPRGLVFDDRWEVCAWPSAAPPCDGSSEIFPVPKQKFICPGEGYFTDPENCRWFFACLDHYGNGTYTQYEFRCPFGLAYDEDNYMCNWPWLVNGCGQNGVGYLDLAPGAAPVSVADVTGRRVYGKSIPTQQVPSQSLHGGSGDKAGCKECSGSVELSIGGKGVLSHEKGLIISPTLSNERLSYKVYKESIEFSGEKSQGGFGGSVSGGERSGERSQGGFGGRVSSGDHSGERSQGGSGSGVNAGGVAAVAFGSSLPQGPSFAGAKHTQDTAQHQGGSSGAASDRNAIKTPGTSPGYSYSAPSTAPLPSPVTEGYDNSQPRPSSTRTSSRGRPITSQGQPTGSRSGSGLGTSYSQPAAPSSSTRPSHGSQTSLRPSGGRPSTSRRPVTAAPGSGYSYAKPSVSAKPTPSRGRPTSRRPSSRRPTSSRPSSRRPSTSYPSPAPPTSGYSFPTPSTPFKPFPGEDVSSSSSSEEEPTRTTSSGYSYPTPSTSLTPGGGVTVSGQTPITSRPRVYPTPTPSTGYSHPEPPQSFGTLPPVPSPSGSVETGYRPTISSEESSEEGYSYSTPSRPLTTPRPRPTQPVATRRPRPSRPAATLPPPTTPGYSYEAPSLSFEPVRPFGSSESRETFQGVSDEVGIGATGGYSYQTPANPFLETKQPGFTPARPTPTPGYQTPRPSPTTRPQTPTYETPTRRPTPRPAPIPDSSSSEEGYSYRQPSVIFTVPGSSQSAEHSSSSSSEGGFAGYSYLPPSSDKSFNPFGSLGSGSHESSEGYSATGGSGHFGGSVQPSGGGSIHFGSGGSSHFSFGGSGDSGVSSGYRGSSGSGGQGGSGGSSHFSVGGSGGQSGSSESDEHRGSGSGGSSGFGGSGGQGGSGGSNGYSYSGGSSSFGGSGDGGSSESAEHRGSGGSSGSSHFGVGGSGGYSGSRGSSHFGSGGSGGGSSHFSIGGSGQSGSSGSADSGGSGGSGHVSSGGSRFFGTVGAGSSGSSESDEHGSRGGSSHFGTGGSGGRGGSSGGSSHFTFGGSGDSGSSESTEHRGTGGSSGYSGSNGGGGSRSRGGSGGSSGSSGSGGSGHFSFGGSGSRGGSGGSGGHSGSSESDEHRGSDGSESSGGSSHFSIGGSGGSGGSGGSGDQGGSGGSSGYIYSGGSSQLSFGGSSDSGSSESTEHRGSGGSGHFGGGGSGGSGGLSGSSHFSIGGSGGSGGRGGSGSRGGSRGSSGYSGSGSSGGSGHFSFGGSGHSGSSESDEHRASGGSSHFGGGGSGGSGGRGGSRVNGGRGGSGGSGSGGRGGSSDSGRYSGSSGSGGSGGSAGSSHFSIGGSGGSGGGGGSGGSGGSGGSSHFGGGGSGGSGGSGGSSHFSIGGSSGTGEIGGSGGRGGSGGSRSRGGSGGSGGYSYSGGSSQFSFGGSSDSGSSESTEHRASGGSGHFGGSGSGGSGGSSHFGGAGSSHLSIGGSGGTGGIGGSGGRGGGGGSGSRGSSAASSGYSGGSGSSHISFGGSGDSGSSESDEHRGSGGSGHFGGGGSGGSGGLSGSGGSGSAGSGGYSGSSGSGGSSHFSIGGSGGSGGRGGSGGSRSGGRGVSSGSGGYSGGSGSGGSGGSGGSRGSGGSSHFGGGGSGSSGGLSHFGGGGLGGSGGSGGSSHFSIGGSSGTGGIGGSGGRGGSGGSGGRGGSGGSGAYSYSGGSSDSGSSESTEHRGSGGSGHFGGSGSGGSGGSSHFSIGGSGSSGGGGGAGGLGSGGSVGYSGGSFSIGGSGGSGGSGGRGGSGAGSGGSSGFGGSSGTGGSGHFSIGGSGVSGGSGSRGGSGGSGSGGSSGFGGSSGTGGSDHFSIGGSGGIGGSGGRGGVGGSGGRGGSGVSGSSGSGAYSGASGSGGSGHFSIGGSGFGGSGGHSGSSGGGGSGHSGAGGSGGSGGRGGSGGSGGYSGGSGHFGSLGSETRVGTGGSGSSSGGGSRFFGSSGSGDSGSSESAGHGGRGGSGGSGSGVGVGGGYGRGQKVSGSSSRRPLTGGPSLVAKLTGKRHKLERFGPGGRRDFDDTLGPEVCERAGLFRHPDTCDKFYECYWDRWVERFTLHVFDCPIAIVYDSGITACNWPFNGPPCED encoded by the exons gTGCTAAGGCTGGTGCTGGATCAGAAGGTACACAACGTTAGCCGACGAGCCGTGACGGAGGCGGTGACGGAGGCGGTGACggagcagcaggaagaggaggaagagaccacCACGTTCACGCCGCTACAGGAGGACGatgagag CTTCGGCGTCGACTACAGCGTCCTCGAGTCCGGATCCGAGTACGAGGCGACGGTGCAGCCCCCTGTGGACgaggag GATTACTTAacaaccattaccacaaccaccaccaccaccgaaacaccaaccaccaccactgcaaccaccatccccaactccacctcctccaccacaaccacaactccATCCACCTCCACAAGCTCCTCCGGCTGGACATTCGagcggaagagaggaggaggaagaggaggaaggataagaggcgTTGTGAGGAGGAGGCCGTTGAATCAAGTTACCCcgggagatgagaagaaggatgCTGAGGATGCTGAGGATAAGGGGAGGCTGCTGATGGTGACCTTGGCGCCTAATCCTGAGTATATCGTGAAGGGTTATGACCTCAAGGAGTTGTCGAA aGTGGTGGACTACTTCACACTCCCCACGCACAACCTGACCCTGGGGGAGCAACATGTGACCTTCCACCCCGCGAGACTGATGGGCGTGGCGGACCTACAGAACGCC GACTCCCTGGTGGACCTCGCGGCAGGACTCGGAGTGCCCCTCGACCACCTGATCCTGACCGTCCCCGCCACGGCCATGTCCTTCACCCTGCAGGacgccaccctcaccaccccccGCTCTCCCGCCGCGGACACGCCCACCTACATGTCCTACTCCGAG gcGTGCAAGGTCATGTCCGGAGGGAACTGGACGGTGGAGAGGGACAATGACCTGACCGCGCCCTACGCCTTCGACAACCTGACCTGGGTGGCCTTCGATGACCCCAGCAGCGTCAAGGTCAAg agCAAGTACGCGCTGCTGCGAGGCCTGGCTGGCGTGGCGCTGAGGGACGTGGATCAGGCAGACCACGAGGACACGTGTGGATATGGTCCATACCCGCTCCTCTCCATGATCTACACCACATTCACTGAG CTCGCTCGGTCACCCCGCCGCACGGTGCTCAATAGTCTGGTGGAGGACCTCACCCACTCCCCCTCCGTGCCCTCAGACCTGCGCACGTCCCCCTTCAGGATCGTCCGTGTTGTGGATAGGTCAGGTGACATCACGGCCATCAG GGAGTACTCGTCAAACACTCGCTACCAGTGCTCGCGCCAGGGATACTACCGCGATCCCGACGACTGCTCCAACTTCTACAGGTGTGCCAAATTCAACCAGTATGTGGACGACTTCACGGTGTTCGAGTACGCATGTCCTCGTGGCCTTGTGTTCGACGACCGCTGGGAAGTGTGTGCCTGGCCCTCGGCGGCACCCCCATGCGACGGCTCTTCCGAGATTTTCCCGGTCCCGAAGCAGAAGTTCATCTGTCCGGGCGAGGGTTACTTTACCGACCCTGAAAATTGCCGGTGGTTCTTTGCATGCCTTGACCACTACGGCAACGGCACCTACACGCAGTATGAGTTCCGCTGCCCCTTCGGCCTGGCTTACGACGAGGACAACTATATGTGTAACTGGCCGTGGTTGGTGAATGGATGTGGCCAGAACGGCGTTGGCTACCTGGACCTTGCCCCTGGAGCGGCGCCCGTCAGTGTTGCCGACGTGACTGGACGTCGTGTGTATGGTAAAAGCATACCAACGCAACAGGTGCCATCGCAGAGCCTCCACGGCGGCAGCGGAGACAAGGCAGGCTGCAAGGAGTGTAGCGGATCGGTGGAACTGTCCATTGGAGGCAAGGGTGTGCTCAGCCACGAGAAGGGCCTCATCATCTCCCCGACCCTAAGTAACGAACGCCTTTCTTACAAAGTTTACAAGGAAAGTATCGAGTTCTCAGGCGAAAAATCTCAGGGTGGTTTTGGCGGCAGTGTGAGCGGCGGAGAACGATCAGGTGAGCGTTCTCAAGGCGGCTTTGGAGGAAGGGTGAGTAGCGGAGACCACTCAGGCGAGAGGTCTCAGGGCGGCTCTGGCAGTGGGGTGAACGCTGGTGGAGTTGCAGCGGTGGCCTTTGGGTCGTCCCTCCCGCAAGGCCCTTCGTTCGCTGGAGCCAAGCACACTCAGGACACTGCACAGCACCAAGGAGGGTCCTCAGGAGCCGCGTCTGACCGCAATGCCATCAAGACGCCTGGAACATCTCCTGGGTACTCTTACAGCGCCCCGTCAACCGCCCCGCTGCCATCCCCAGTCACCGAGGGCTATGACAACTCGCAGCCTCGCCCGTCCTCCACACGCACTTCGTCCCGCGGGCGGCCAATCACGTCTCAGGGGCAACCTACAGGTTCCCGCTCGGGCTCCGGATTAGGAACTTCTTACTCACAACCTGCAGCACCTTCTTCTTCTACCCGACCCTCCCACGGCTCACAGACATCACTGCGCCCCTCCGGTGGTAGACCTTCCACTTCCAGAAGGCCAGTCACTGCAGCGCCAGGAAGCGGATACTCCTACGCCAAACCCTCTGTTTCCGCCAAACCCACTCCCTCTCGTGGCCGACCAACCAGCCGCCGCCCATCCAGTCGTAGACCCACAAGCAGCAGACCCTCCAGTCGCCGACCTTCCACCTCCTACCCATCCCCCGCACCACCCACCTCTGGATACTCTTTCCCCACTCCATCAACACCCTTCAAGCCATTCCCTGGTGAAGACGTGTCATCGTCGTCTTCGTCGGAGGAGGAGCCCACAAGAACAACGTCCTCCGGTTACTCCTACCCCACGCCAAGCACCTCTCTTACTCCCGGCGGCGGAGTCACCGTCTCCGGTCAAACGCCCATCACTTCCCGGCCGCGGGTCTACCCCACGCCCACACCCTCGACGGGATACTCCCACCCCGAGCCACCCCAGTCCTTCGGCACCCTCCCGCCCGTTCCTTCGCCTTCTGGGTCCGTTGAAACTGGGTACCGTCCCACCATCAGCAGTGAAGAGTCCAGTGAGGAGGGCTACAGCTACTCCACACCCAGCCGACCACTCACCACCCCTCGCCCCCGACCCACACAACCAGTGGCCACGCGCCGTCCACGACCAAGCCGACCAGCCGCCACCCTGCCACCTCCAACTACCCCCGGGTACTCCTACGAAGCTCCCTCGCTGTCGTTCGAGCCTGTGAGACCTTTTGGGTCATCGGAGAGCAGAGAGACCTTCCAGGGAGTGTCCGATGAAGTAGGCATCGGGGCCACAGGCGGCTACTCTTACCAGACCCCGGCAAACCCCTTCCTCGAAACCAAGCAGCCCGGCTTTACCCCAGCCAGACCCACCCCGACACCTGGCTACCAAACACCCAGACCTTCACCGACAACACGGCCCCAGACACCCACCTATGAGACTCCGACGAGGAGGCCAACGCCCCGACCAGCCCCGATCCCCGACTCCTCGAGCTCTGAGGAGGGCTACTCCTACCGTCAACCGAGCGTGATCTTTACGGTGCCGGGCAGCTCTCAGTCTGCCgagcactcctcttcctcctcctctgagggTGGGTTCGCTGGCTACTCCTACTTGCCGCCGTCATCAGATAAGTCGTTCAATCCCTTCGGCTCGCTGGGCAGTGGATCTCACGAGAGTAGCGAAGGATACAGCGCGACGGGTGGATCAGGGCACTTTGGTGGATCTGTTCAGCCCAGCGGAGGAGGATCGATCCACTTCGGCAGTGGTGGCTCAAGCCATTTCAGCTTTGGTGGATCAGGAGACAGCGGAGTATCAAGTGGATATCGTGGAAGTAGTGGATCAGGAGGTCAAGGAGGAAGCGGTGGATCAAGCCACTTCAGTGTTGGTGGATCAGGAGGCCAGAGCGGCAGCAGTGAGTCAGACGAACACCGCGGCAGTGGCAGCGGTGGATCAAGTGGATTTGGTGGGTCAGGTGGtcaaggtggaagtggaggatcaAATGGATACAGCTACAGCGGTGGATCAAGCAGTTTTGGTGGATCAGGAGACGGCGGAAGCAGTGAATCAGCAGAACACCGCGGCAGTGGTGGATCAAGCGGATCGAGTCATTTCGGTGTCGGTGGATCAGGTGGATACAGTGGAAGCCGTGGATCAAGCCACTTTGGTAGCGGAGGCAGTGGTGGAGGATCAAGCCACTTCAGTATTGGTGGATCAGGTCAGAGCGGCAGCAGTGGATCAGCAGACAGCGGTGGAAGTGGTGGATCAGGCCACGTTAGCAGCGGTGGATCAAGATTCTTCGGCACAGTTGGAGCAGGCAGTAGTGGCAGCAGTGAATCAGACGAACATGGCAGCCGCGGTGGATCAAGCCACTTCGGTACTGGGGGATCAGGTGGCCGAGGTGGAAGCAGCGGTGGATCGAGTCACTTCACTTTTGGCGGATCAGGCGACAGCGGCAGCAGCGAATCGACAGAACACCGCGGCACTGGTGGATCAAGTGGATACAGTGGAAGCAATGGTGGCGGTGGATCACGGAGCCGAGGTGGAAGTGGTGGATCAAGCGGAAGCAGCGGAAGCGGAGGATCAGGCCACTTCAGTTTTGGTGGATCAGGGAGCCGAGGTGGAAGTGGTGGATCAGGAGGCCACAGCGGCAGCAGCGAGTCTGATGAACACCGCGGCAGTGACGGATCAGAAAGCAGCGGTGGATCAAGCCACTTTAGCATTGGTGGATCTGGAGGAAGCGGCGGAAGCGGTGGATCAGGAGATCAAGGTGGAAGCGGCGGCTCAAGTGGATACATTTACAGCGGTGGATCAAGCCAGTTAAGCTTCGGTGGATCAAGTGACAGCGGCAGCAGTGAATCCACGGAACACCGCGGCAGTGGTGGATCAGGCCACTTCGGAGGCGGTGGATCAGGAGGCAGCGGTGGATTAAGTGGATCAAGCCACTTCAGCATCGGTGGATCAGGAGgtagcggaggaagaggaggatcgggAAGCAGAGGTGGAAGTAGGGGATCAAGCGGCTACAGTGGAAGCGGTAGCAGCGGTGGATCAGGCCACTTCAGTTTTGGTGGATCAGGCCACAGCGGCAGCAGCGAGTCAGACGAACACCGCGCCAGTGGTGGATCAAGCCACTTCGGAGGCGGTGGATCAGGAGGCagcggaggaagag GTGGATCAAGAGTCaacggaggaagaggtggatcaGGAGGATCAGGAAGTGGTGGACGCGGAGGAAGTAGCGACAGTGGAAGATACAGTGGAA GCAGTGGAAGTGGTGGATCAGGAGGCAGCGCTGGATCAAGCCACTTCAGCATTGGTGGATCAggaggcagcggaggaggaggtggatcagGAGGATCAGGAGGCAGCGGTGGATCAAGCCACTTCGGAGGCGGTGGATCAGGAGGCAGCGGTGGATCAGGCGGATCAAGCCACTTCAGCATTGGTGGATCATCAGGAACAGGTGAAATTGGTGGTTCCGGAGGCCGAGGAGGCAGTGGTGGATCACGCAGTCGAGGTGGAAGCGGTGGATCAGGCGGATACAGTTACAGCGGTGGATCAAGCCAGTTCAGTTTCGGCGGATCAAGCGACAGCGGCAGCAGTGAATCAACGGAACACCGCGCCAGTGGTGGATCAGGCCACTTTGGAGGCAGTGGATCAGGAGGCAGCGGTGGATCAAGCCACTTTGGAGGCGCTGGATCAAGTCACTTAAGCATCGGTGGATCAGGAGGAACTGGAGGAATTGGTGGTTccggaggccgaggaggaggtggtggatcaGGCAGTCGAGGAAGCAGTGCTGCATCAAGTGGATACAGTGGAGGCAGCGGATCAAGCCACATCAGCTTTGGTGGATCAGGTGACAGCGGCAGCAGCGAATCGGATGAACACCGCGGCAGTGGTGGATCAGGCCACTTTGGAGGCGGTGGATCAGGAGGCAGCGGAGGCCTAAGTGGATCAGGAGGATCAGGAAGTGCTGGTTCAGGAGGGTACAGCGgaagtagtggcagtggtggatcAAGCCATTTCAGCATCGGTGGATCAGGAGGCagcggaggaagaggtggatcaGGAGGATCCAGAAGTGGTGGACGCGGAGTAAGTAGTGGAAGTGGAGGATACAGTGGAGGCAGTGGCAGTGGTGGATCAGGAGGCAGCGGTGGATCAA GAGGCAGCGGTGGATCAAGCCACTTCGGAGGCGGTGGATCAGGAAGCAGCGGCGGATTAAGCCACTTCGGAGGCGGTGGATTAGGAGGCAGCGGTGGATCAGGCGGATCAAGCCACTTCAGCATTGGCGGATCATCAGGAACAGGTGGAATTGGTGGTTCCGGAGGCCGAGGAGGCAGTGGTGGATCAGGTGGTCGAGGTGGAAGCGGCGGATCAGGCGCATACAGTTACAGCGGTGGATCAAGCGACAGCGGCAGCAGTGAATCAACGGAACACCGCGGCAGTGGTGGATCAGGCCACTTTGGAGGCAGTGGatcaggaggaagtggaggatcgAGTCACTTCAGCATCGGTGGCTCAGgaagcagcggaggaggaggtggagcaggaggattAGGAAGTGGTGGATCAGTAGGATACAGTGGAGGAAGCTTCAGCATTGGTGGatcaggaggaagtggaggatcaGGAGGCCGAGGTGGATCAGGAGCAGGAAGTGGTGGATCAAGCGGATTCGGTGGAAGTAGCGGAACCGGAGGATCAGGTCACTTCAGCATTGGAGGATCAGGAGTAAGTGGAGGATCAGGAAGCCGAG GTGGATCAGGAGGATCAGGAAGTGGTGGATCAAGCGGATTCGGTGGAAGTAGCGGAACCGGAGGATCAG ATCACTTCAGCATTGGTGGATCAGGAGGAATCGGTggatcaggaggaagaggtggagtcgGTGGATCAGGAGGCCGAGGTGGCTCAGGAGTATCAGGAAGTAGTGGATCAGGAGCATACAGTGGAGCCAGTGGGAGCGGTGGATCAGGCCACTTCAGTATCGGTGGATCAGGCTTTGGTGGATCAGGAGGCCATAGCGGGAGCAGCGGTGGAGGTGGATCAGGTCACTCTGGCGCCGGTGGAAGCGGTGGATCAGGAGGACGTGGAGGGAGTGGCGGATCAGGCGGCTACAGCGGAGGATCGGGTCACTTCGGGAGTCTTGGATCAGAAACTCGAGTGGGGACTGGTGGATCAGGGAGCAGCAGCGGCGGTGGATCAAGGTTCTTCGGCTCAAGTGGATCAGGAGACAGTGGAAGCAGTGAATCAGCGGGGCATGGTGGTCGCGGCGGCTCGGGTGGCAGCGGGAGTGGCGTGGGCGTTGGCGGGGGCTACGGGCGTGGTCAGAAGGTGTCGGGGTCAAGCTCCCGGCGACCCCTGACAGGCGGACCTTCACTGGTGGCCAAACTGACGGGGAAGCGACACAAGCTGGAGCGGTTCGGGCCTGGCGGGCGGCGGGACTTCGATGACACGCTCGGCCCGGAGGTGTGTGAGCGCGCGGGTCTCTTCCGGCACCCCGACACATGCGACAAGTTCTATGAGTGTTACTGGGACCGCTGGGTGGAACGCTTTACCCTCCATGTCTTCGATTGTCCCATTGCTATTGTGTATGATTCAGGCATCACCGCATGTAACTGGCCCTTCAATGGTCCACCCTGTGAGGACTAA